One stretch of Rhizobium rhizoryzae DNA includes these proteins:
- the msrA gene encoding peptide-methionine (S)-S-oxide reductase MsrA, whose translation MFLIDMFNKKTVMPTPDTALPGRTDPLPTATHHFVNGNPLKGPYPDHLNIAYVGMGCFWGAERLFWKTPGVWVTAVGYQGGITRNPTYHETTTGMTGHTEIVKVVFDPSQVSYDQLLKIFFEEHDPTQGMRQGNDIGTTYRSAIYTTSPEQQAAAEAARDRFQQALNDAGNRSKITTEIKPAEEFYYAEDYHQQYLAKNPGGYCGLRGTGVSCPIER comes from the coding sequence ATGTTTTTGATCGACATGTTCAACAAGAAGACGGTCATGCCCACGCCAGACACCGCTCTGCCGGGGCGCACGGACCCTCTGCCGACCGCCACCCACCACTTCGTCAACGGCAACCCTCTCAAGGGTCCTTATCCAGATCATCTGAACATTGCCTATGTTGGCATGGGCTGCTTCTGGGGCGCTGAGCGTCTGTTCTGGAAAACGCCGGGCGTCTGGGTCACGGCTGTCGGTTATCAGGGAGGGATTACCAGGAACCCCACCTATCACGAAACGACAACGGGCATGACCGGGCATACGGAAATCGTCAAAGTCGTGTTCGATCCGTCGCAGGTTTCCTACGATCAGCTGCTGAAGATCTTTTTCGAAGAGCACGATCCGACGCAGGGCATGCGGCAGGGCAATGATATCGGCACGACCTACCGTTCGGCAATCTACACGACCAGTCCGGAACAGCAGGCGGCGGCTGAAGCGGCGCGGGATCGTTTCCAGCAAGCCCTGAACGATGCCGGAAACCGGTCCAAGATCACGACCGAAATCAAGCCGGCGGAAGAGTTCTACTATGCCGAGGACTATCACCAGCAATATCTGGCCAAGAATCCCGGTGGATATTGCGGCCTGCGCGGCACCGGCGTTTCCTGCCCGATCGAGCGTTGA
- a CDS encoding BMP family lipoprotein, protein MKKTLLSILALAALSTTALAADVKPALVYGTGGKFDKSFNEAAYQGAEKFKKETGTDYRDFEPTSDTQGEQAIRNFASKGFNPVVAVSFAWTSAMEKVAAEFPNTKFVIVDSVVKLPNVRSVVFKEEEGSYLVGVMAGLASKSGKVGFIGGMDIPLIRKFACGYAQGAKAANAKIQVLQNMTGTTGAAWNDPVRGGELTKNQIDQGADVIYAAAGATGLGVLQTAADNKKLSIGVDSNQNHLHPGSVLTSMVKRVDLAVYNAYKDTASDKFTGGIQANGVKEDGVGYAMDDNNAKLVTPEMKAAVEKAKADIIAGTVKVHDYMSSNSCPM, encoded by the coding sequence ATGAAGAAAACCCTTCTCTCAATTCTTGCCTTGGCCGCGCTTTCGACCACGGCTCTGGCCGCTGATGTCAAGCCGGCGCTGGTTTACGGCACGGGCGGCAAGTTCGACAAATCCTTCAACGAAGCGGCCTATCAGGGCGCCGAGAAGTTCAAGAAGGAAACGGGTACCGACTACCGCGATTTCGAGCCGACCAGCGACACGCAGGGCGAACAGGCAATCCGCAACTTCGCCTCCAAGGGCTTTAACCCGGTTGTTGCCGTGTCCTTCGCCTGGACATCGGCCATGGAGAAGGTTGCTGCCGAGTTTCCAAACACCAAGTTCGTGATCGTTGACTCCGTCGTCAAGCTGCCGAACGTTCGCTCGGTCGTCTTCAAGGAAGAGGAAGGTTCTTACCTCGTCGGCGTCATGGCGGGTCTGGCTTCGAAGTCCGGCAAGGTCGGCTTCATCGGCGGCATGGACATTCCGCTGATCCGCAAGTTTGCCTGCGGCTACGCCCAGGGCGCCAAGGCTGCAAATGCAAAGATCCAGGTTCTCCAGAACATGACCGGCACCACCGGTGCTGCATGGAACGACCCGGTTCGCGGCGGTGAACTGACGAAGAACCAGATCGACCAGGGCGCGGATGTCATCTACGCGGCAGCCGGTGCAACGGGTCTCGGCGTTCTGCAGACGGCAGCTGACAACAAGAAGCTTTCGATCGGCGTGGATTCCAACCAGAACCACCTGCATCCGGGTTCCGTCCTGACCTCGATGGTCAAGCGCGTCGATCTGGCTGTCTACAACGCCTACAAGGATACCGCTTCCGACAAGTTCACCGGCGGCATCCAGGCCAATGGCGTGAAGGAAGACGGCGTCGGCTACGCGATGGACGACAACAACGCCAAGCTGGTAACGCCTGAAATGAAGGCCGCCGTCGAAAAGGCGAAGGCCGATATCATCGCGGGAACGGTCAAGGTTCACGACTATATGTCGAGCAACAGCTGCCCGATGTAA
- a CDS encoding ABC transporter ATP-binding protein has product MSHNPAIELVGIDKSFGAVHANKNIHLKVEKGTIHGIIGENGAGKSTLMSILYGFYQADSGEIRINGQALSIKDSQTAIASGIGMVHQHFMLVENFTVLENIMLGAEGGQLLAKGVSSARKELKRLEDEYDLKVNPDAVIEDLPVGTQQRVEILKALYRGADILILDEPTGVLTPAEADHLFKVLKVLRDQGKTIILITHKLREIMAITDEVSVMRRGEMVATRKTAETTVEELAELMVGRRVLLRVEKGEANPGKILLSVKNLTVKDSRGVTMVDNVSFDVREGEIVGIAGVAGNGQSELLEAIAGIRKPSSGEILIDGKPIANADPARLRELGLAHIPEDRHHMGLVLKFEEYENAVLGYHRDPKYGKGALLDLKAIQAEAVEKIEKYDIRPPNPRLKTANFSGGNQQKIVVAREIERDPKALIIGQPTRGVDIGAIEFIHRRIVEMRDASKAILLVSVELDEIRSLSDRIIVMFAGRIVGEKTPEADEQTLGLMMAGIAA; this is encoded by the coding sequence GTGAGCCATAACCCAGCGATCGAACTGGTGGGCATCGACAAGAGTTTCGGTGCTGTTCATGCCAACAAGAATATCCACCTGAAGGTGGAAAAGGGCACAATTCACGGCATCATCGGGGAAAACGGTGCCGGTAAATCCACACTCATGTCCATTCTCTACGGCTTCTATCAGGCCGATAGCGGGGAGATCCGCATCAACGGCCAGGCCTTGAGCATCAAGGACAGCCAGACGGCGATCGCATCCGGCATTGGGATGGTGCACCAGCATTTCATGCTGGTCGAGAACTTCACGGTTCTGGAAAACATCATGCTGGGCGCGGAAGGCGGGCAATTGCTGGCCAAGGGCGTTTCGTCGGCGCGCAAGGAATTGAAGCGCCTGGAGGACGAGTACGACCTGAAGGTCAACCCCGATGCTGTCATCGAAGACCTGCCCGTCGGAACGCAGCAGCGCGTGGAGATTCTCAAAGCTCTCTATCGCGGCGCAGACATCCTCATCCTGGATGAACCGACCGGCGTTCTGACCCCTGCCGAAGCGGACCACCTGTTCAAGGTACTCAAAGTCCTGCGCGACCAGGGCAAGACGATCATTCTCATCACCCACAAGCTGCGCGAGATCATGGCAATCACTGATGAGGTTTCCGTCATGCGCCGCGGCGAGATGGTAGCGACGCGCAAGACTGCCGAGACCACGGTGGAGGAACTGGCGGAACTGATGGTCGGTCGCCGCGTGCTGCTGCGCGTGGAAAAGGGCGAAGCCAATCCCGGCAAGATCCTGCTGTCGGTCAAGAACCTGACCGTCAAGGACAGCCGTGGCGTGACCATGGTGGACAACGTCTCCTTCGATGTGCGGGAAGGCGAGATCGTCGGTATTGCAGGCGTTGCCGGAAACGGCCAATCGGAATTGCTGGAGGCCATTGCAGGTATCCGCAAACCCTCCTCCGGCGAAATCCTCATCGATGGCAAGCCCATTGCCAATGCAGACCCTGCACGCCTGCGCGAACTGGGGCTTGCGCATATTCCTGAAGACCGGCACCACATGGGTCTGGTGCTGAAGTTCGAGGAGTACGAAAATGCAGTCCTCGGCTATCACCGCGATCCGAAATACGGCAAAGGCGCCCTGCTCGACCTGAAAGCCATCCAGGCAGAAGCTGTCGAGAAGATCGAGAAATACGACATTCGGCCGCCGAACCCGCGGCTGAAGACCGCCAATTTCTCCGGCGGCAACCAGCAGAAGATCGTCGTTGCCCGCGAGATCGAGCGCGATCCGAAGGCCTTGATCATCGGCCAGCCGACACGCGGCGTCGATATCGGTGCCATCGAATTCATTCACCGGCGCATCGTCGAAATGCGGGATGCCTCCAAGGCCATCCTGCTTGTCTCTGTCGAGCTCGACGAGATCCGCTCGCTCTCCGACCGTATCATCGTCATGTTCGCGGGCAGGATCGTCGGCGAAAAAACGCCGGAAGCGGACGAACAGACACTTGGCCTGATGATGGCGGGGATTGCGGCATGA
- a CDS encoding ABC transporter permease has protein sequence MSTASVPLPNWINYGLIPLLNLIVAFFISGLVVWWIGENPFTALRLLIEGALGRGDAIGFTLFYTTSFIFTGLSVAVAFHAGLFNIGSEGQAYIGGLGAALVALALDQYVPWYVTMPFAIMGAALFGAGWAFIPAWLQAKRGSHIVITTIMFNFIGAALMVYLLVNVLIVPGKMAPETRTFLPGGQLPKLDWLMALFGAKLGPAPFNVSFIIALVMCYLVWLLIWRTKLGYEMRTLGISPSAAVYAGIPYSRTVIIAMLISGGLAGMMALNPVMGASARLQVEFVGGAGFVGIAVSLMGRSHPVGIIFAALLFGILYQGGADLSFEMPNITREMIVVIQGLVILFAGALEYMFRPALVHIYQRLKRA, from the coding sequence ATGAGCACAGCCTCCGTACCCTTGCCCAACTGGATAAACTACGGATTGATTCCGCTGCTCAACCTGATTGTGGCCTTCTTCATTTCCGGCCTCGTGGTCTGGTGGATCGGTGAAAATCCGTTCACGGCGCTCCGCCTGCTCATCGAAGGTGCGCTCGGTCGCGGAGACGCCATCGGGTTCACGCTGTTCTATACCACGAGCTTCATCTTCACGGGCTTATCCGTCGCGGTCGCCTTTCATGCGGGCCTGTTCAATATCGGGTCTGAAGGTCAGGCCTATATTGGTGGCCTGGGTGCGGCTCTCGTGGCGCTTGCGCTCGATCAATATGTGCCGTGGTATGTCACCATGCCATTCGCCATCATGGGCGCGGCACTCTTTGGCGCGGGCTGGGCGTTCATTCCCGCCTGGTTGCAGGCCAAGCGCGGAAGCCATATCGTCATCACCACCATCATGTTCAACTTCATCGGCGCGGCGCTGATGGTCTATCTGTTGGTGAACGTGCTGATCGTTCCGGGCAAGATGGCGCCGGAAACCCGCACCTTCCTGCCGGGTGGGCAATTGCCGAAGCTGGACTGGCTGATGGCGCTCTTCGGAGCGAAGCTCGGACCCGCACCGTTCAACGTCTCTTTCATCATCGCGCTCGTGATGTGCTATCTGGTCTGGCTACTGATCTGGCGCACGAAGCTCGGCTACGAGATGCGCACGCTCGGCATCAGCCCTTCGGCGGCGGTCTATGCAGGCATTCCCTATTCGCGCACGGTCATCATCGCCATGCTGATTTCCGGCGGCCTTGCAGGCATGATGGCTCTCAATCCTGTCATGGGAGCATCGGCGCGCCTGCAGGTCGAGTTCGTCGGCGGTGCAGGGTTCGTCGGCATAGCGGTGTCATTGATGGGTCGAAGCCATCCGGTCGGCATCATCTTCGCGGCGCTGTTGTTTGGCATTCTCTATCAGGGCGGCGCGGATCTCTCGTTCGAAATGCCCAATATCACGCGTGAGATGATCGTCGTCATCCAGGGTCTGGTGATCCTGTTTGCCGGTGCGCTGGAATATATGTTCCGGCCAGCGCTTGTGCATATCTACCAACGTTTGAAGCGGGCTTGA
- a CDS encoding ABC transporter permease encodes MDFFDIVVSILGSTIRLSIPLLFTALAGLFSERAGIFDIGLEGKMLAAAFASACVAYVTGNAWLGLLGGIGVSLVFSLIHGFASITNRGNQIVSGVALNFVAAGLTIVLGQAWFGQGGRTPQLTGEGRFTPIILPFVDVVRDVPIIGPLYANVISGNNILTYLAFAAVPLSWWVLFRTRFGLRLRAVGENPGAVDTAGISVTWLRYRAVLVAGFLCGFSGAYLAIAQSAAFIKDMSAGKGYIALAALIFAKWKPVPVMFACLLFGFLDAFANFMQGKAVPGIGEVPVQIFQALPYILTCILLAGFIGIAHPPKAGGVPYTKER; translated from the coding sequence ATGGATTTCTTCGATATCGTCGTCAGCATCCTCGGTTCGACCATACGCCTGTCGATCCCACTGCTGTTTACAGCACTCGCCGGATTGTTTTCCGAACGCGCCGGCATTTTCGACATCGGCCTTGAAGGCAAGATGCTGGCTGCCGCCTTCGCCTCCGCCTGTGTCGCCTATGTCACCGGCAATGCCTGGCTTGGGCTTCTGGGCGGCATTGGTGTTTCGCTGGTCTTCTCGCTGATCCATGGCTTTGCCTCGATCACCAATCGCGGCAACCAGATCGTGTCCGGCGTCGCGCTGAATTTCGTGGCTGCCGGATTGACCATTGTTCTGGGTCAGGCCTGGTTCGGCCAGGGCGGACGTACGCCGCAACTGACCGGTGAAGGGCGTTTTACGCCGATCATCCTGCCGTTCGTCGATGTGGTGCGCGATGTGCCGATTATCGGACCGCTTTATGCGAATGTGATTTCCGGCAACAACATCCTGACCTATCTGGCCTTTGCGGCGGTGCCGCTGTCCTGGTGGGTGCTGTTTCGCACGCGCTTCGGTCTTCGCCTGCGTGCCGTTGGCGAAAATCCGGGCGCTGTCGATACGGCGGGTATTTCCGTCACGTGGCTGCGCTATCGCGCTGTGCTGGTCGCCGGTTTCCTCTGCGGCTTCTCCGGCGCCTATCTCGCAATCGCGCAATCCGCCGCCTTCATCAAGGACATGTCTGCGGGCAAGGGCTATATCGCGCTGGCCGCACTGATCTTCGCCAAATGGAAGCCGGTGCCTGTCATGTTCGCCTGCCTGCTGTTTGGCTTCCTCGATGCCTTTGCCAACTTCATGCAGGGCAAGGCGGTTCCGGGCATTGGTGAAGTGCCGGTACAGATCTTCCAGGCACTGCCCTATATCCTGACCTGTATCCTGCTTGCAGGCTTTATCGGCATCGCACATCCGCCAAAGGCTGGTGGCGTGCCCTATACGAAGGAGCGTTGA
- a CDS encoding cytidine deaminase, whose translation MSHDLFEAARDAMARAYAPYSKFPVGAAIRADDGKIYVGANIENLSFPQGWCAEPTAIGNMVMGGGRRIVEMAVIAEKLALCPPCGGCRQKIAEFAGPETRVYLCDEVGVQKTMTMEELLPFSFKTEMLG comes from the coding sequence ATGTCCCACGACCTGTTCGAAGCAGCGCGCGATGCCATGGCTCGCGCCTACGCTCCCTATTCCAAGTTTCCGGTTGGCGCGGCAATCCGCGCCGATGATGGCAAGATCTATGTCGGCGCGAATATCGAAAACCTGTCCTTTCCGCAGGGCTGGTGCGCCGAGCCGACCGCCATAGGCAATATGGTGATGGGCGGCGGGCGCAGAATCGTCGAAATGGCGGTGATTGCGGAAAAGCTGGCGCTCTGCCCGCCCTGCGGCGGCTGTCGCCAGAAGATTGCAGAGTTCGCCGGTCCGGAAACCCGCGTCTATCTCTGCGATGAGGTGGGCGTGCAAAAGACCATGACGATGGAAGAACTGCTGCCCTTCTCGTTCAAGACCGAGATGCTCGGATGA
- a CDS encoding purine-nucleoside phosphorylase, giving the protein MRSVIDLLVDRFNGLMPRHAIVLGSGLGSLVSGMDDPVRLSYAELPGFPASGVTGHAGELVAGMLGNHPVVMLSGRAHYYEHGDAAAMRFPIEVLHGLGVQSLILTNSAGSVREDMPPGSVMQMTDHINYSGMNPLIGTAGDRRFVGMTNAYDEGLSTAIRNAAIRTTTPLFQGVYMWFSGPSFETPAEIRMARTLGADAVGMSTVPEVILARYVGLKVAACSVITNYGAGMTGAELSHEETKEMAPKGGQRLAAILKDMFSQPSLA; this is encoded by the coding sequence ATGAGATCCGTCATTGACCTTCTCGTCGACCGCTTCAACGGGCTGATGCCCCGCCATGCCATCGTGCTAGGCTCAGGCCTTGGCTCGCTGGTCTCCGGCATGGATGATCCGGTCCGGTTGTCCTATGCCGAACTGCCGGGCTTTCCGGCAAGCGGCGTGACAGGCCATGCGGGTGAACTGGTGGCCGGGATGCTGGGAAACCATCCCGTCGTCATGCTATCTGGTCGCGCGCATTATTATGAGCACGGCGATGCGGCAGCCATGCGCTTCCCGATCGAAGTACTGCATGGCCTTGGCGTTCAATCACTTATCCTCACCAATTCGGCGGGCTCCGTGCGCGAAGACATGCCGCCCGGCTCCGTCATGCAGATGACGGATCACATCAATTATTCCGGCATGAACCCGCTGATCGGAACCGCCGGGGACAGGCGCTTCGTTGGCATGACCAATGCCTATGACGAAGGTCTTTCGACCGCGATCCGCAATGCCGCCATCCGCACGACAACGCCCCTTTTCCAAGGGGTCTATATGTGGTTCTCGGGCCCAAGTTTTGAGACGCCCGCGGAAATCCGCATGGCGCGTACCCTTGGCGCCGATGCTGTTGGTATGTCGACGGTGCCGGAAGTCATTCTGGCGCGCTATGTGGGCCTGAAGGTTGCCGCCTGCTCGGTGATCACCAATTACGGGGCGGGAATGACCGGTGCCGAACTGTCCCACGAGGAGACCAAGGAAATGGCGCCCAAAGGCGGTCAACGTCTTGCCGCCATTCTGAAGGATATGTTCAGCCAGCCGAGCCTTGCCTGA
- the deoC gene encoding deoxyribose-phosphate aldolase, producing MELLGPREIAAFALSLLDLTNLRDDCDASAIETLCKRAQGPNGNTAAICIWPRFVAQARGILGTSNPVRIATVVNFPSGNLPVSEVVEETRQAVEDGADEIDLVIPYTKFLAGDEASVSEMVRAVRAACPNSCLKVILETGEIKDAALIRRASELAIAEGADFIKTSTGKVQVNATLEAADIMLQAIRDSRKKVGFKPAGGISTVADADLYLRLAETIMGANWLMPSTFRFGASGLLDDISAVLSGSTSPRASTGY from the coding sequence ATGGAATTGCTGGGCCCGCGCGAGATTGCGGCGTTTGCGCTTTCGCTTCTGGATCTGACCAACCTGCGTGACGATTGCGATGCATCCGCCATCGAGACACTGTGCAAGCGTGCGCAAGGGCCGAACGGAAATACGGCCGCCATCTGCATCTGGCCCCGTTTCGTAGCGCAGGCGCGGGGCATCCTCGGCACCAGCAATCCGGTTCGCATCGCAACGGTGGTCAATTTTCCGTCCGGCAATCTGCCCGTTTCAGAGGTCGTGGAAGAAACGCGCCAAGCTGTTGAGGACGGTGCGGATGAAATCGATCTTGTGATCCCCTACACCAAGTTTCTGGCGGGCGACGAGGCCTCTGTCAGCGAGATGGTACGCGCAGTTCGCGCCGCATGCCCGAATTCTTGCCTGAAGGTCATTCTGGAAACCGGCGAAATCAAGGATGCGGCTCTTATTCGCCGTGCCTCGGAGCTGGCGATCGCAGAGGGTGCGGATTTCATCAAGACCTCCACCGGCAAGGTGCAGGTCAATGCAACGCTCGAAGCAGCCGATATCATGTTGCAGGCCATTCGCGACAGCCGCAAGAAGGTGGGCTTCAAGCCCGCAGGCGGCATTTCAACTGTCGCCGATGCCGATCTCTACCTGCGTCTTGCGGAAACCATCATGGGTGCCAACTGGCTGATGCCGTCTACCTTCCGCTTCGGCGCGTCCGGTCTGCTGGACGATATCAGCGCCGTGCTGAGCGGTTCAACGTCTCCGCGCGCCTCCACCGGATATTGA
- the deoA gene encoding thymidine phosphorylase, with product MLPQEIIRRKRDGHALSEAQIRAFIKGLTNESISEGQVAAFAMATFFRGMDRDEVIALTLAMRDSGDVLNWSETGKPIVDKHSTGGVGDNVSLMLAPIVASWGLTVPMISGRGLGHTGGTLDKLQSIPGYQVMPGTDVLRKAIKEIGCAIIGQTADLAPADKRLYAVRDVTATVESIPLITASILSKKLAAGLQSLVLDVKFGNGAFMQELGDAEALAQSLVEVANGAGVKTSAMLTDMNEPLADAAGNALEVIHAIDFLQGKKQGTRIETVTFAFAAEMLLQGGVAETLEDGVEKARKSVSSGRALDTFARMVHALGGPQDFVAHPQDHMFRAPFITAVTAPLSGYLSACDTRGLGLAVVELGGGRMRASDDIDPRVGLDRILPLGTRVEKGEPIAYVHAADQESADRVAARVASLYTLSDVPVLTRPPVLKTIG from the coding sequence ATGCTGCCGCAGGAAATCATTCGTCGTAAACGCGACGGCCATGCGCTGTCTGAGGCGCAGATCCGCGCATTCATCAAGGGTCTGACCAACGAAAGCATTTCGGAAGGCCAGGTTGCCGCTTTTGCCATGGCAACCTTCTTCAGGGGAATGGATCGCGACGAGGTGATCGCACTGACGCTTGCCATGCGCGATAGCGGCGATGTGCTGAACTGGTCGGAAACCGGCAAGCCGATCGTGGACAAGCATTCGACGGGCGGCGTTGGAGACAATGTATCGCTGATGCTGGCGCCGATCGTTGCCAGCTGGGGCCTGACCGTGCCGATGATTTCGGGACGTGGCCTAGGCCATACCGGCGGCACGCTGGACAAGCTGCAAAGCATTCCGGGCTATCAGGTCATGCCAGGCACGGATGTGCTGCGCAAGGCGATCAAGGAGATTGGCTGCGCCATCATCGGCCAGACCGCCGATCTCGCTCCTGCCGACAAGCGGCTCTATGCCGTGCGCGACGTGACGGCGACAGTGGAATCCATCCCACTGATTACCGCCTCGATCCTGTCCAAGAAACTGGCCGCAGGCCTGCAAAGCCTCGTGCTCGATGTGAAGTTCGGCAACGGCGCCTTCATGCAGGAACTTGGCGATGCCGAGGCCCTGGCGCAGTCGCTGGTCGAGGTCGCCAACGGCGCAGGCGTGAAGACGTCGGCCATGCTGACGGACATGAACGAGCCATTGGCCGATGCTGCGGGCAATGCGCTGGAAGTCATCCACGCGATCGATTTTCTTCAGGGCAAAAAGCAAGGTACGCGTATCGAAACGGTTACCTTTGCCTTTGCAGCCGAGATGCTGTTGCAGGGCGGGGTGGCTGAAACGCTGGAAGACGGTGTCGAAAAGGCGCGCAAGTCGGTCTCCTCCGGTCGCGCGCTCGATACCTTCGCCCGCATGGTGCATGCCCTTGGCGGGCCGCAGGATTTCGTGGCGCATCCGCAGGACCACATGTTCCGCGCACCGTTCATTACCGCCGTCACGGCTCCCTTAAGCGGTTATCTTTCCGCGTGCGACACACGGGGACTTGGCCTTGCAGTGGTGGAACTCGGCGGTGGGCGCATGCGCGCCTCTGACGATATCGATCCACGTGTCGGGCTGGACCGCATTCTTCCGCTTGGCACACGGGTCGAAAAGGGTGAACCCATTGCCTATGTCCACGCGGCGGATCAGGAGAGCGCGGACCGGGTCGCGGCGCGGGTCGCTTCTCTCTACACGCTGTCGGACGTACCGGTACTGACACGTCCGCCGGTGCTCAAGACGATCGGCTGA
- a CDS encoding glycosyltransferase, whose amino-acid sequence MKTLIYQFWKGEVPDYARLSRRLFRDYADRHGADYFFEENPTFFTGKYAEYYHAVRPVWDPDFHNYDRVIYVDADVFPKDNASGEILTTAVNHIGMVEELAQPQLRKGRKSPIRHSNDMRWAAFGSAFFHATPPRTADRSPRVFNSGVIAYTREGMMAAYQHFPEIRTYVMAMRLAILPRFYRLDQNYLGISCFRAGMQFTALEQRWNRILEQGDIGEGYRAKETKPDTAFVHWQVRNRKEISERQILDLVASA is encoded by the coding sequence GTGAAGACCTTGATCTATCAGTTCTGGAAGGGCGAGGTTCCCGACTATGCCCGCCTGAGCCGTCGTCTGTTCCGGGACTATGCCGACCGGCATGGCGCCGACTACTTCTTCGAGGAAAACCCGACCTTCTTCACCGGCAAATATGCCGAATATTATCATGCGGTTCGTCCTGTCTGGGACCCGGATTTTCACAACTATGATCGCGTGATCTACGTTGATGCAGATGTGTTTCCCAAGGACAATGCCTCCGGTGAAATCCTGACCACCGCCGTCAACCACATCGGCATGGTAGAGGAATTGGCCCAGCCCCAGCTGCGAAAAGGCCGTAAATCGCCCATCCGCCATAGCAACGACATGCGTTGGGCAGCGTTCGGCAGCGCCTTCTTTCACGCGACGCCGCCACGCACGGCGGATCGCAGTCCCCGCGTCTTCAATTCGGGCGTCATCGCCTATACCCGGGAAGGCATGATGGCGGCATACCAGCATTTTCCTGAGATCAGAACCTATGTCATGGCGATGCGCCTCGCCATTCTTCCCCGCTTCTACAGACTGGACCAGAATTATCTCGGGATTTCCTGCTTCCGCGCCGGCATGCAGTTTACCGCGCTCGAGCAGCGCTGGAACCGCATTCTCGAGCAGGGCGATATTGGCGAGGGCTATCGGGCGAAGGAAACGAAGCCGGATACCGCCTTCGTTCACTGGCAGGTGCGCAATCGCAAGGAGATCTCCGAACGCCAGATCCTCGATCTCGTGGCCAGCGCCTGA
- a CDS encoding phosphatase PAP2 family protein has translation MTNLRYAQSLIDRLKRFELTTLVFFGILTGGALLFAMLAGEVVEGDTHALDEAILLALRRSGDLGETIGPYWLTHAVQDITSLGGVTVLSLMTLLTTAYLVISRRIRIAIFTACSILGGWLVSTALKVIIARPRPDIVPHLVDVRDLSFPSGHAMLSAVTYLTLGALLARTQTTRATRLFMIAAALFLTLIIGLSRIFLGVHYPTDVLGGWCAGATWAVGCALVARSFVSAKPEPQRVHPKMDDSPANG, from the coding sequence ATGACGAACTTACGCTATGCCCAATCCCTGATTGATCGTCTGAAGCGCTTCGAACTCACGACTCTTGTTTTTTTCGGCATTCTGACGGGCGGTGCGCTGCTGTTTGCCATGCTGGCAGGCGAGGTTGTGGAAGGCGATACGCACGCGCTCGACGAGGCGATCCTGCTGGCGCTTCGTCGCTCAGGCGATCTGGGAGAGACGATCGGGCCCTACTGGCTGACCCATGCCGTTCAGGACATCACCAGTCTGGGCGGCGTCACGGTGCTTTCGCTGATGACCCTGCTGACAACGGCCTATCTTGTCATTTCCCGTCGCATCAGGATTGCGATCTTTACCGCCTGTTCGATCCTGGGCGGTTGGCTTGTCAGTACTGCGCTAAAAGTCATCATCGCGCGGCCTCGTCCCGATATCGTGCCGCATCTTGTCGATGTGCGGGACTTAAGCTTTCCAAGCGGTCACGCCATGCTCTCCGCGGTGACCTATCTCACGCTGGGAGCGCTTCTGGCCCGAACGCAGACGACGAGAGCGACGCGTCTCTTCATGATCGCTGCAGCGCTGTTCCTGACGCTGATTATCGGTCTCAGTCGTATCTTCCTCGGCGTGCATTATCCGACCGATGTTTTGGGCGGCTGGTGTGCGGGCGCCACCTGGGCCGTCGGTTGCGCCCTGGTGGCTCGATCTTTCGTCTCGGCAAAGCCTGAACCGCAGCGCGTACATCCAAAGATGGACGATTCCCCGGCCAATGGGTAA